A genomic stretch from Haloarchaeobius amylolyticus includes:
- a CDS encoding CRISPR-associated protein Cas4, protein MVPDPSGGTESFDCSADESAGVLSNVLANELNSWYKSQQHKRNVERGKPYFNGPSPVPDPRRHSPSQLLKCHRRVYYQLHNAPAEKGEPTGIFWFGSRFETEVAVPFLQSLTRDGEYIRNSMWVDFTVDSTDQSIRIRGETDSVFVDADSEPLLLTEIKTTTSLSNLEAPKPQHLAQVHAYLYGLSEQFERRLSDAVILYAKRDDFSTRVFHVQFEQEFWEDRVLTWASQNSEYRRSQSLPPPTPEFEWECDYCPYRRRCGRAGSQFSDEDVTGLLPFTDDYPRAQLENYLEAYPDAKLTPTLALRYPELAEEWGTYDWQCPACSSSYSFESVDWDGDLEQLPYCKPCAESGLLATLEEPKPDVQPATRREE, encoded by the coding sequence ATGGTCCCCGATCCTTCGGGTGGAACTGAATCGTTCGATTGTTCGGCAGATGAATCAGCGGGTGTCCTTTCGAACGTTCTTGCTAATGAACTCAATTCTTGGTACAAAAGCCAACAACACAAGAGAAACGTCGAGAGGGGGAAACCCTATTTCAACGGACCCTCTCCGGTACCAGACCCACGACGACACAGTCCAAGCCAGCTGCTCAAATGCCACCGTCGGGTATACTACCAGCTCCACAATGCTCCAGCGGAGAAAGGAGAGCCGACTGGAATCTTCTGGTTCGGTTCGCGTTTCGAAACCGAGGTCGCTGTTCCCTTTCTTCAGAGCCTGACCAGAGATGGCGAGTACATCCGAAATTCGATGTGGGTGGATTTCACCGTCGATAGTACAGACCAGTCAATTCGAATTCGCGGTGAGACGGATTCAGTGTTCGTCGACGCCGATAGCGAGCCGCTCCTGTTGACTGAGATTAAAACGACCACCTCTCTCAGCAATCTCGAGGCCCCGAAACCACAGCACCTTGCCCAGGTTCACGCCTATCTCTACGGTCTTTCGGAGCAATTCGAGCGTAGACTCTCGGACGCAGTCATCCTATACGCGAAGCGTGATGACTTCTCGACCAGAGTATTCCACGTTCAGTTCGAGCAAGAGTTCTGGGAAGATCGAGTTCTAACTTGGGCCAGCCAGAACTCAGAATATCGGCGAAGTCAATCACTCCCACCACCGACTCCAGAATTCGAGTGGGAGTGCGACTACTGCCCGTACCGAAGACGCTGTGGTCGGGCAGGAAGCCAGTTCTCGGACGAGGACGTCACTGGTCTGCTACCGTTCACTGATGACTATCCAAGAGCGCAACTGGAGAACTACCTCGAGGCCTATCCTGACGCGAAGCTAACGCCGACTCTGGCACTGCGGTATCCTGAACTAGCTGAGGAGTGGGGTACATACGACTGGCAGTGCCCAGCTTGTAGCTCCTCGTACTCGTTCGAGAGCGTGGATTGGGACGGCGACCTAGAGCAACTGCCGTACTGCAAACCATGTGCTGAGAGTGGTCTATTGGCCACCCTCGAGGAACCGAAGCCAGATGTACAACCTGCGACCCGGAGAGAGGAATAA
- a CDS encoding transcription initiation factor IIB family protein → MPTKTPVSNESDRLSNKFGQCPACGSRRLRELVSSLEPICDDCGAVASDTIEHPTILENSDDEASMELSWSDYYTITNSTEQQVATAMGVLDTLADELNLDTNVRERAAAIYAEAAIENLTDGRPTELLIGSVIAVAARELQDPRPTGRIASAATVRAGSLGRLIRRLTRELARPSPVCRPNDYLPYLRQELSLDAQYEDAALELLESLDETTISGKCPVGFAGAALYLASDGLVTQRQIAQTAAITGETLRVRVRDIRSNEVKK, encoded by the coding sequence ATGCCAACCAAAACTCCAGTATCGAATGAATCAGACCGACTTTCGAACAAATTCGGTCAGTGTCCGGCCTGCGGATCTCGTCGACTCCGCGAGCTGGTCTCGTCGCTTGAACCTATCTGCGACGACTGTGGGGCTGTTGCCTCTGATACGATTGAACACCCGACAATCTTGGAGAATTCAGATGATGAAGCCTCGATGGAACTCTCGTGGTCAGACTACTACACGATAACGAACAGCACCGAGCAGCAGGTAGCCACTGCAATGGGGGTCCTAGATACCCTTGCTGATGAACTGAACCTCGACACGAACGTCCGAGAGCGAGCGGCAGCCATCTATGCCGAGGCAGCTATCGAAAATCTCACTGATGGTCGTCCCACTGAACTCTTGATTGGTTCGGTCATTGCTGTGGCTGCACGCGAACTACAGGACCCACGTCCCACGGGTCGTATTGCATCTGCGGCCACTGTCCGGGCTGGTTCACTTGGGCGTCTCATTCGACGACTCACGAGGGAACTCGCCCGCCCGAGCCCTGTCTGTCGTCCAAATGACTACCTGCCGTACCTTCGTCAGGAGCTCAGTCTCGATGCCCAGTACGAAGATGCTGCGCTGGAACTGCTAGAGTCTCTTGACGAGACTACCATTTCAGGGAAATGCCCAGTAGGGTTTGCTGGTGCTGCACTCTACCTCGCGTCTGATGGACTCGTTACCCAACGACAAATTGCGCAGACAGCCGCGATCACTGGAGAGACTCTGCGTGTGAGAGTAAGAGATATCCGTTCAAATGAGGTGAAAAAATGA
- a CDS encoding recombinase family protein translates to MTSQDTALVGALQPSNESNSILRAAVYARTSTTSQKYGYSIGEQVRLCVDRCHLLGWEVHYIFQDEAESGSDTDRPMFQRMISMAEADAFDVLVFWKLDRFSRSIMHAVQLEKQFSDMGLALHSVTEQLDTTSPAGRFNFRNIANAAEFERELIKQRTKMGHLARAMEHKWPNSSPPLGYEVREDGYLEVVPSEATLVRRIFREYIEQESMPAVAEVLNQDQRFGKGNMQWTPNSVGAILRNPIYTGEYSVRSVSARVDEYRILSDELFQKATDVRTRFQTSNNAPKPAMAKQRKRRLVTEVLDKYLEYLED, encoded by the coding sequence ATGACCAGTCAAGATACCGCCTTAGTTGGGGCTCTCCAGCCTTCAAATGAATCCAATTCAATTCTCAGGGCAGCCGTCTACGCACGAACATCGACCACCAGCCAAAAATATGGATACTCGATTGGTGAACAGGTCCGCCTGTGTGTTGACCGATGCCATCTACTCGGCTGGGAGGTTCACTACATCTTCCAGGACGAAGCCGAGAGTGGGAGTGATACGGACCGGCCAATGTTCCAACGGATGATTTCGATGGCTGAAGCCGATGCATTCGATGTCCTCGTCTTCTGGAAGCTGGATCGGTTTTCGAGATCGATCATGCACGCAGTCCAGCTTGAGAAACAATTCTCCGATATGGGACTCGCACTCCATAGCGTGACTGAGCAACTGGATACGACGAGCCCAGCCGGTAGATTCAATTTCAGGAATATAGCCAACGCAGCCGAATTTGAGAGAGAACTAATCAAGCAACGAACGAAGATGGGTCACCTCGCCAGGGCGATGGAACACAAATGGCCGAATTCATCGCCACCGCTCGGGTACGAGGTGCGCGAGGACGGATATCTAGAGGTCGTTCCCAGTGAAGCCACCCTTGTGAGACGGATATTCAGGGAGTACATAGAGCAAGAGTCCATGCCCGCTGTAGCGGAGGTATTAAACCAGGACCAGAGGTTCGGGAAAGGGAATATGCAGTGGACACCAAACTCGGTTGGTGCTATTCTCAGGAACCCCATTTACACTGGTGAATACTCGGTTCGGTCGGTCAGTGCAAGAGTAGATGAATATCGAATCTTGAGTGACGAACTTTTCCAGAAAGCAACGGATGTTCGGACTCGGTTTCAGACTTCGAACAACGCTCCCAAGCCTGCAATGGCAAAGCAGAGAAAACGAAGACTCGTGACCGAAGTTCTGGATAAATATCTTGAGTACTTGGAGGACTGA
- a CDS encoding recombinase family protein: protein MSSNTDQPVENPIQKYRNIDPERFEDSHHKDWDDRQGIAYRRVSSEEQAKEGRSLDSQQDQIERLCNEMNISLKEELITDAGLSGSDFDRPGIKEILKLVDEYEVDYLVVTRINRLGRDALKTINLIGRLRTEFGVKLVTNRFKELDFAKHEHRPIIITQAGEAQRTNESRSESAQRGVIQSFKNKNWNAVYDKPPYGYESTNQGWIRPKMSAAANVRKIFGTFVSATPSRAYTETAEAFPRQDFTTSQVKEIVSNEIYVGWAIAVIMDTCGLSTNLFAETKYERELVIVSDDLFEMAQRKIERLDELNGVDDTQRGLEKLEGTMESVPALITFPEMTLRCPNCGQPMTKNGTPEDPERLSHYYRCSDCGNERLFPKKRELRRLESELSDFKHYGGNGD, encoded by the coding sequence ATGAGTTCTAACACCGATCAGCCAGTCGAAAATCCGATTCAGAAGTATCGAAATATAGACCCAGAACGCTTCGAAGACTCGCACCACAAAGATTGGGATGATAGGCAAGGAATCGCCTACAGGAGAGTCAGCAGCGAGGAACAGGCAAAAGAGGGGCGGAGTCTTGATTCACAGCAAGACCAAATTGAACGTCTCTGCAACGAGATGAACATCTCCTTGAAGGAAGAACTAATCACAGACGCAGGTCTATCGGGGAGTGACTTCGACAGACCAGGTATCAAAGAGATACTCAAGCTCGTGGATGAGTACGAAGTCGACTATCTGGTTGTAACTAGAATAAACCGCCTCGGACGAGACGCTCTGAAGACCATAAACCTCATCGGTAGGCTGCGAACAGAATTCGGAGTTAAACTGGTCACGAATCGATTCAAGGAGCTGGATTTCGCGAAACACGAACACAGACCGATAATCATCACTCAGGCCGGAGAAGCACAGCGCACGAACGAGTCTCGCAGCGAATCCGCTCAAAGGGGAGTTATCCAGAGCTTCAAGAACAAAAACTGGAACGCAGTCTACGACAAACCACCCTACGGCTACGAATCTACGAATCAAGGCTGGATCCGTCCGAAGATGTCTGCCGCGGCCAATGTGAGGAAGATATTCGGCACCTTCGTCAGTGCAACTCCTTCCAGAGCTTACACAGAAACCGCTGAGGCATTCCCAAGACAGGATTTCACGACGTCCCAAGTTAAGGAGATTGTCTCCAATGAGATCTACGTCGGATGGGCGATTGCGGTGATCATGGACACCTGTGGCCTATCTACCAATTTGTTCGCGGAAACGAAGTACGAGCGTGAGCTCGTGATTGTCAGTGATGACCTCTTCGAGATGGCACAGCGAAAAATTGAGAGGCTGGACGAACTGAACGGAGTTGACGACACTCAGAGAGGGTTAGAGAAACTGGAAGGTACTATGGAATCAGTTCCGGCGCTGATTACCTTTCCAGAGATGACCCTGCGGTGTCCCAATTGTGGTCAACCGATGACTAAAAACGGGACTCCGGAAGACCCCGAACGGCTCAGTCACTACTACCGCTGTAGCGACTGCGGGAACGAGCGGCTATTCCCGAAAAAGAGGGAACTCAGGCGGCTAGAATCAGAGCTATCTGATTTCAAACATTACGGTGGGAATGGTGACTGA
- a CDS encoding tyrosine-type recombinase/integrase, whose translation MTLPNTDDEISRIATAFGRDPDPLTKYEGQFEQLAVDPLDAYFDRVLMAKDPTESTQKNYQYSFDQWREFMQEVDRHFACPSNTHVRGFIEYLLQDRENSISTTKRKVGNVNRAYEWWQEHHAFPHPGDYNPFRIALREADLGRKNEELKHPPISISELRSVIADCTNVRERLFLVWQLKFGLRVGELLNIRLEDIAIAHSGLKEWYPEIGTADALAGYENALYIPSKYEREGNKSSRPRILPIDDEAKRVLMQYLPTRPTVEEPWLILSKRTYEKIERGDAVNTVWKEHFSEFNDLEGYRNITSHYGRHYFTSYWKLKENIPRELVQYMRGDKLGAGEGESIDEYLTAHYQDIRSLYRDKIFHLL comes from the coding sequence ATGACTCTCCCCAATACCGACGACGAGATCTCGCGAATAGCAACAGCATTCGGTCGAGACCCGGACCCCCTCACGAAGTACGAGGGACAGTTCGAACAGCTGGCGGTCGACCCATTGGACGCGTACTTCGACCGCGTCCTCATGGCGAAGGACCCAACTGAGTCTACCCAGAAGAACTACCAGTACTCGTTCGACCAGTGGCGGGAGTTCATGCAAGAGGTTGACCGCCATTTCGCCTGTCCGAGCAATACCCACGTGAGAGGGTTCATCGAGTACCTTCTCCAGGACCGAGAAAACAGCATCTCGACGACCAAGCGCAAGGTTGGGAACGTCAATCGTGCGTACGAGTGGTGGCAGGAACACCACGCCTTTCCTCACCCGGGCGACTACAACCCGTTCCGAATCGCACTTCGTGAAGCTGACTTGGGGAGGAAGAATGAGGAGCTGAAGCACCCTCCGATATCGATATCTGAACTTCGCTCCGTTATTGCTGACTGTACCAACGTTCGCGAACGGCTGTTCCTGGTCTGGCAGCTGAAGTTCGGCCTTCGCGTGGGTGAGTTACTGAACATCCGGCTCGAGGACATCGCGATTGCACACTCCGGGCTCAAAGAGTGGTACCCAGAAATCGGGACCGCGGATGCGCTTGCGGGATACGAGAACGCGCTCTATATCCCGTCGAAATACGAGCGTGAAGGCAACAAGTCGTCCCGACCTCGGATTCTACCGATCGACGACGAAGCGAAGCGCGTGTTGATGCAGTACCTTCCTACCCGTCCAACTGTGGAAGAGCCGTGGCTGATACTGAGCAAGCGGACGTACGAGAAAATCGAGCGAGGAGATGCTGTGAACACAGTGTGGAAAGAGCACTTCTCGGAATTCAATGATCTGGAGGGCTATCGGAACATTACATCGCACTACGGACGGCACTACTTCACGAGCTACTGGAAACTGAAAGAGAATATTCCGCGGGAGCTAGTCCAGTATATGCGTGGGGACAAGCTAGGTGCTGGAGAAGGTGAGTCGATTGACGAGTATCTCACCGCTCACTATCAGGACATCCGCAGTCTCTACCGAGATAAGATATTCCACCTGCTCTGA
- a CDS encoding PD-(D/E)XK nuclease family protein, with protein MPAGDKLDDRLREFRASLEAIPEVSEPPKSTLRILGSMRAEQQWNTLLAYFLDPSEPHGFDADLLKRFLDTVSEETGSSIDYIHRDIERVRVDTEVTSPQNNRLDIVIRAPEKWFVCIESKVDASEGERQTQRYIQDKHIGNEEKSEYPQDGHHYVFLSKAHASDSAAERFEDCTGDTLWMPFTRNCIDPTVSTQSGASASSTTFCRR; from the coding sequence ATGCCAGCGGGTGACAAACTGGATGACCGGTTACGCGAATTCCGAGCATCACTCGAGGCAATACCCGAGGTATCAGAACCACCGAAATCAACGCTTCGAATCCTTGGCTCGATGAGAGCGGAACAGCAATGGAATACACTTCTGGCGTACTTCCTCGACCCGTCTGAACCACATGGGTTCGATGCCGACCTACTCAAGCGCTTCTTGGATACAGTGAGCGAAGAAACTGGAAGTTCAATAGACTATATCCACAGAGACATTGAGAGGGTTCGGGTCGACACGGAAGTCACCTCACCTCAGAATAATCGACTCGACATCGTAATTCGTGCACCCGAGAAGTGGTTCGTCTGCATCGAGTCGAAGGTGGATGCCTCAGAAGGAGAGAGGCAGACTCAACGCTACATCCAAGACAAGCATATCGGTAACGAAGAGAAGAGCGAGTACCCCCAAGATGGACACCACTACGTGTTTCTGTCGAAGGCACACGCATCTGACTCGGCTGCGGAACGGTTCGAAGACTGTACTGGCGACACGTTGTGGATGCCTTTCACGAGGAACTGCATCGATCCCACGGTCAGTACCCAGAGCGGAGCGTCAGCCAGCTCAACGACTTTCTGTCGACGATAA